Sequence from the Nymphaea colorata isolate Beijing-Zhang1983 chromosome 9, ASM883128v2, whole genome shotgun sequence genome:
GTCCTTTTAGTCACTGTGACGTGGCGTGGACGACTGCGTGACAGCGGCAAATCTCGGCCGGATGCGAGTGTGCCAcgtgtttgattatttttaaataatttaagaaGGTGTTTGAATGACATTCCAAAACCTTGTTTTGGAGAAAGTGGTTTTGGAGTAGTTGAATTGTATCAAAAAAGCCTAATTTTTCAAGAATCCCAAGTTTTCAAAACCCATTAAAAACTTCATCTTCATAGAACCAAGTTTTTACAAAGGTGTGTTAATTGATGGTACTGTCATTCAAATGCCTAATAAgtgtttttatgttttgatgtatctttcatttttttcttcaaatgatttttctagGTGATTCACAACAGTCCACTTGCCAAATCGGCCTTTCCCAAGAGATAAACTCCATATTATGAGAAAGCAATTGCAAGTTAAAAACTTGATCGGAATTTAAGATCTGATCGTTTGTCTTACTTCTATCTCTTTCCATTTGAGGTCACGTGGAGGACCATTTGATAGTTGGAATATAACAGAGTGTGTGTTCTATCAACGTAACCTAAAgtttggggcagattcatgaaacattataaCTAGGTGTTCATGAATTTACTACAATCTTTGGGTAGATTCAAGCAACACTAACGAAGTGTTTTGTTTGTCAAATGATCCCTAAGTATTAAATTTTCCTTGATTAGTATCTTAAGCGGAACAGTTGGTTACTATTCTCATTGCCAAACAAGTAACAATAAACTCTGAATTAGTAATGTTGACTGTTAAAGAAATATGAATCTATTGCTATAACCAGATATAGATTTTGtaggatttgaatatgatcccAATATCTAACTGGGAATGGGTAAAGGTTCAGCCTACTTGTATATAAACATCAGAGCTTATGCTagtcagatccaaattcaagttttaaaaaaacgaCAACccaattcaaatctgaacaCAATAAACCCAATTAAGCTAAATAGTGCAACAGTTAGATCCAACTAAATCCAAGCAGATCACGAAGGAGTCGTTTGGTAGCAAGAACATTCGGGAATTGTCCAATGAAACTGGTGGAATACTAGTTTTACGAATCTAATTCAatatttagggcagattcattaGACATTCACTGGGGGTCCTTGCTGCGAAAGGACTCGGAAGAGCCTTAGGATGAACAACTTTATCAAGGGTACCTGGAGAGCTTGATCCATTAATGTTGTCAATTAAATTAAAGGGTTCTCAATGAttgaaagaagaataaaaaaagatgcatgACAAAAAGTTTCTTGGTATTGCTGAAGCCATTTTTCTCTGTTCTATCATTTATGCACTTGCAAAGGAAAGTGCTCATTAAGCATCTCTTTCCATGAAACAGCAAATTCCACTCTGTGGTCTATAATTAGACTTTATCACCAAAAGGAGTTAGGCTTAAAAGAAGCTAAAGTGGGTCAAGAATTTAGTTTTGAAGTCAATAATGTGTGTTCGTgagatctatatatatatatatatatatatatatatatatatcttatagATTCTTGAATTTTGGTAGTTAACAAAATTAAACACAAACCCTTACATTAGTAAGCAATGCGgtcaaaatttgttttattgtcCAAAAGAAAAGTCCAGTAGATCACATCAAAATTAAGTGTATAgttttaaatgaagaaataacaAAGCAGAAATGggaataaatatataaaacaaatcaGATCTGTGCAACAAAATCTGAAAAGAATCCAACTTGAATAGAGACTTGTTTACATAACGCCGTTAATAAGTTGCAGGATCTTGTTCAGGCATGGCGAGAGCCTTTGAAATCATATCTAAGAGGATAAATCGGATCCGATAAGCTGCTCTTACTCTTCCatgaatccagatccaaatccaatcaaatcAAGTACCCGAGCCGTTGTCATCCCCAGCTGAGCTGATGCTCGTGGAGTTCACTGCAGAAATAAACTTGAAAATGACAGGCGTGTCCCCTTCAAGCTAACCGCCAAATCTCGAACTTGTGAAGGCCAGCGACGTcattttggagagagagaggggaaagaAATGGCTTCTCCAGTCGTCCATTTTGATCAAACGACGGAAGATCTCAACGGTAAAACGCCTGCTCAGCTCGGCTGGGCGGCGCTCCACCGCCGTTGTGCCGCCGCCACCATCACCACGAGCCAACTGTTTTCTGATTCTCCCAAACgtgttcttcctttccttcacTTCTTCGTGGGGACCCAGTAAGAAAGAGAGTAAGAGCGCGAGGAGGCATGGCGTGCATCTCTCCGTCAAGAATTGCCGGCTCCTGTTCCGGCAGGCGACGCGCTCCTCCTCCTACTGTGGCCGTTGGACCGCCGCCTCCTTCGCATTGGCCTTCCTACCTTCTGCGAGTGCCGGCGATGCGCCCTAGCCTCAGCGTCCGGACCAGGCGCTGCAAGGGCCCCCGAAGCCGCACACCCATCATCGTTAGCTCCAAGCTCTTCTCCAAACCCTCCGACGCCGAGGGCTTCGTGTCGCCCGAGAATCCCGGGGGAAACGAGGAGTACGGCTTGCCGTTGGGGCCGGAGCCATGCCGCGGGGTACCGGTCTTCGTGACGCTGCCGGTCGACGCGGTCGACGCCGAGGGCAGAATGACGAGGCCGAAGGCTATGGCCGTGAGCTTCCTAGCGTTGAAGGCCGGAGGCGTCGAGGGCGTCGTTATGGAGGTCTGGTGGGGGATCGTGGAGAGAGAGGGCCCTGGCATCTACGACTGGAAGGGTTACCGTGATGTCGTCGCGAGGGCCGCCAAGTGTGGGCTCAAGGTCCGAGCGATCATGTCATTTCACCAATCTGGCCGCGGCTTCAGGTATTCttgctggagagagagagagagagagagagagtgtgtgtgtgtgtgtttctttcGTTGCCGattcttgcttttttcttttcttttttttttctttctagtatTCGGGTTCTTTTCTCTCAACTTCCTTGTGAATTGTTGAGATTTGAGACACTTGGGTGTGTTAGCTTTTCTCTGGCCATAGTTACTTCTCTTTTCTTGCTGGGTATTTCGTTCCTTTTCCCGAATTGGCGTCCCAATGTGCTAATTAGGATCTTGGGTGTTCAttcttgtgatttttgtttGAGTTTGTGGAATTGATCTCCAACTTATGGGTTTGTAGATCTGTTGgtaccaaaagagaaaaataagaaaaatgataaggCGGAATTCTTCATGATGCCTGTAGTTGTCgtgcctcttcttcttcttctgataCGTTCTCCCTGTTCTTGTACCACTGGTTACACGAAGATGCTTcatcgtcttttttttttctcggtgtttttctttttcatgatcaTTCTGATGCCTTTTTCTTCAGTATAATTTTCTCTAACTTGTTTGATTTCGATCATGTTTTGTAGTGGGCGAGCAAGAAAGATTTCGATGAATTTGTTTTAGTGAATATCCGATATCACTATGGTGTCAACTATCTTACCTTGGCACTTTTTGACGGCCAAGCTGTTAGTGTCCAGTACTTTTGGACACTGGCCGCTCTTGTCTTGGCACACTATGGGCGTCATTTTTAATCATGGAAGTATACAAAGATGAACATTATGCCATGCGTCCAATGAGGGACATGACCGGTAAATTTACTAGCCATTAGAGCTTGTTCGCTTCACAAGTTTTCTGTCAAAATAGCTTGTTTTGCCAAGGAAAAAAGGTTTTCCCTTGCCTTTGTGTGACGAACAGCAGTGAGAAATTTATATACACCCCATCACCAAGACTTTCAAAAAGCTTGCAATGTAAAAACTTAGTTTCTGAAAAGCTCAAATTAGCTGGGAACTCCCTGGCCCTCCACTGGTTTTGGCCATGCTAAACATTTTCAAGTATCTCATACCAAAAATGTCTACGATCAGATAATCATAATCAATGCATAACACAATTTGACACTATGCTATTTGATTTTGCACCTAGAGATGTGCAAGTGTTGAACTGAGTCATAGAAACCTCTAGATCATGGAAAAACTAGgcataaacaaacaaaagtatatatatatatatatatatatatagaaactgGTAGATGCTAGATGGATACGAAACGATCTCCGCCCTTGATATTTTTCAGGTCAgcgattgagagaaaaacaaagagaaaaaggtggaCACGACCCggatgacaaaaatgccccattactttttttttactttttttttaaccgTTGACTTGAAAAAGATCAAGGGTTGAGATTGTTCCTTATCCATCTAGCATTTactagtttatatatatatatatatatatatatatatatatatatatcatgctcCTACTTAGAGcagtgttatctgtatcgtatgatacggacccgtatcgtacgatacgactCGTTTGGGTGAAGAAAACCCAGACGATATGGGTTTGATACATGATACGCCTGTGTATTGCACCTGTATCgggtgtatcgtacgatacatgggctgtattgtacgatacacaTGATACACCCCATATCTTACGATATGgggataaaatttaaaaaagggGCCCGAGGTCCCTTTTTGCTTCATTCTTTTAAACTGAAACACTCTCTCTAAACTTCTCTAAAGCCTGTGAGAGGGAGAAATTTTGCTGGTTTCTCCAAAAAACTCGCTGATTTGAGGAAGAAATCATCGATTTGATGAACTCACGATGTATTTTACTAAACTTGTAATAGATCATGAatgttttaatatgttattttgaatctcttagtcttacttttcatttttcgaATTTGTTGTTGGTATATATGCCtatggtttatgaatgatgaatcattaatgttctttatgtgtgatgagtttttttatatgaaatacaTTGTTCTTAatctttctgattttttggctatttttctttatttttcataattttttactaaatttttagtgttttttaatttaaaaaaatcaattttacgATATGTTACGGTGCATTTACGATACGAGTGGTATAGGACAGCCAGAACGATACATGATACGATACACCAGTTTCAACATTGACTTAGAGGCAAGGCCACTTTAGACAGAATGTCTTGCAAAGAGTGAAtattgggaaaaagaaaaaaaagaaaagaaacagccAATAATGCTCAAGGTGCCAAAGGATGAATGTTGAACTCATTTGACAAAAGTAAGGATTAGCAAAGTGAAGCTTCCTAATGCTGAAAacttttaggcttttagcataGTCACCTCCCTGTTGTTTTCCCTTCTCTCTTGTCTTCCATTTTGGTGGCAGCAGCTAGGACATTGTTTTCATAAAATGCAGTTCATTGGTTTAAATCTAATAGTAGTAAATCCAACGGAAATCCTCACTTGTCAGCATGACAGCAAGCATAGACTGGCAGCCAAGAGTAAATGGAATGACCTAGTTAAATGCAGTCTTCAGAGAATGACTAGTACAACCCAATGTTGGTTCAATTAGGACAATCTATCTCATTGAATGTTCAATGTTGAACATTAATGAGGAGAAAGATAGAGGGAGTTGTTCCAGTTGTCTGGTTGAACTTGAATCTTTAGGACTGTGACCTGCCATGTGAACACCAgattttttgttacttttaaaTGCAATTGACTGTGTCCAAGTATCTAATTCTTCCAAGACCTACTGTGTCTAACACTGTCTACTTATGACACGAAGCTCGTGGTTGTCAATGCAATACAAGTGATCATTGATGAAGGTTTTCTTCTTGACAATAATGTGAAGATGCTTAGCTTTTTTGGTAGAAGCAACGAACTCATTTCTTTGTTGAGGCACTAAATGTGAAAAGGAAGAGATGTTGGTTGTTTCTTATTTGATTACTAAATTGCTGGGTACCATGTGACATGGGTACAAGTAATTTGCCCAGGTACCTGTGTTGGTACGTGGGTATGGCGACACGGGTATGTGGGTACGGCTGGGAATGGCtgcatttttaaaacatttaaaattatattttcaaacttaatttttttctctaattttgatttttcctttcttttatatttcctttccatttagattctatattttcctcccatttttcttatgataaacaatgttttgtttgtgttttgtttgagactttcttatgAGATTATAAGTGtgaactattaatgttttttttttcattttatcatttttaagaatataaaatttgttgtacctgcgtacccacaattttcaaaattgttgtaTCTGAACCCCTACAGCCGTACCCGAACCCGtaccgtacccgcacccatgtgacataggctgAGAATATAGGCATTCTTGATGATAAGCCCATGGTTTTCTCTGGTGATTCTTATGCATCTCAAATTGTCAACATTAATGACTTTCTCAATGGCAAGGTCCATCAAGAATTGGGCATGAGCAtctcttctttgctttcttATGTTCTCTAGTTCCTCGTTATTGTTGGTGTTTGGCCATGCACGTtatattgcttttcttttcagatCCCAATTAGGATTGGTAGACTGACTTGTTTATTCAAAGGGTTTGTTGATTCTagtttctccttctctcttttcatGCAAAGAAAATTCTCTTGGGGTGTGAGATCTGGCTATATTAGTTCAACCTGCTGTACTTGTGGCACCCATCATAACACTGAAAATTTTGAGGTCGAGGCCCCTGAACTACAGGAGACTTTATATACTACACCTGGTCGTCCACTTAGTCTTGTTATTCAAATGGCTTAACTTGGTTTTGTGTTTATTATAATTGAGAGATGCTGCTTGTCAATCAGTGCATTGTGGCCCTTGTGGCTATCCATTTACTAGTTAATGAGATCCAGACGGTTTGTAACCTTTTGGATGGTTTGTGCTTGATACCTCTTCATCCTTCAGATTTCGTCTTCCTTTCTCTGTTAGTCTTTTGCAATATATTGTGTTGTTATTCATACCTACATGAGTCTAGGTTATGCTGCTATGTTTTGTATGTTTATTGAGATGATTCTAGTTTGCCCCTATCTGCATTGAACATGTATGAGTGGTCTAGATTCTCATTGTATCCCTGATGCTGCATCcctacctatgtgacataggagcctcacctctctctctctctctctctctctctctctcgctctctctctctctctctctctctctcacacacacacacacacacatattatatatacatgcgTGCATGTGTGTAGTGTAGACATTTTGTCATTGGATGCCTGATTTCTTGTTTCCTGTAATCCTTCAACTTGCTATTTTGGGTTTTCATGTCTCCATATAGGCCTAGAATGTGCTGTTAGGAGATGTTAGTTCCTAGCTGCTGATTTGGATACTACAGGGTACCACTTCCTCGATGGGTGCTGCAAGAAATGGATaaagagccaaatctgtcaTATACTGACAAGGCTGGAAGGAGAGACAGGGAATGCCTGTCCTTGGGGTGTGACATGCTTCCTGTCTTAAATGGTCGATCTCCATTGCAAGCATATTCTGATTTCATGAGGAACTTCAGGGACACATTCAAGGGGTATCTGGGAGCTGTCGTCACAGTATGTTTCAAAGTTATCTTCCTCTAAATTATACACTGGCCAGCCTACATTTAGGTAGATTATGTTTTGGTACTAAAGTTACACCTGTTTTGATGAATTATGATCTCTATCAGGGAATTCAGATTGGCATGGGACCTGGAGGTGAGCTTAGATATCCATATTTTCCTTCTGAACCATTGAGAATGAACTCAGAAGACTTTGGCAAGTTTCAGTGCTTTGACAAGGTACCGTTCCAAGACCTTTATGAGTTTCTTCTccttttattctctttttctttgttccatctcCTCACCTTAATGTATTGTCATTTTGTTACTATCAGTTCATGCTTGCTTCGTTGAGGGCCTGTGCTAGGGCAATTGGGAAGGATGACTGGGGAAATGGTGTTCCTTTTGATGTGATGGACTTTGAAGAGAATGGTCCACATCAAACTAGTTTTTTCAGGAATGAAGGATATTGTGATTCACCTCAAGGGCGATTTTTCCTTAGCTGGTATTCTGGTATGCTCCTTCTTCATGGTGAAAGATTGTGCATGGCAGCTGAGACTATATTCCATGGAACTGGTGTAAGGCTCTATGGTAAGATTGCTGGGATACATTGGCATTATACAACGGCTTCACATCCTCTGGAGCTTACTGCTGGTTACTACAACACCTCCACAAGGGATGGCTATCTCCCCATTGCACGTATGTTTGGCAGGCATGGGGTGACTTTGTGTTGTACATGCTTTGATCTCCGTGATGCTGAAGAGAAGAAGACGAACACAAACAGCAGTCCAGAAGGGTTGCTTAAGCAACTCATGTACGCTGCCTTCTCTGCAAATATACCCGTGTCTGGTGAAAACTCGCTGCCATATCTGGATGATGCCTCCTGTAGACAGATCTTGAAGACCTCCAAGATGTATCCAGATGGCTACCATGAAAGTCCCTCCTCTTTCAATTTCGTGAGGATGGATAAGAACATGTTTGGCGGTAAAAGCTGGTCCCAGTTTTTGCGGCTGGTGAAGGAGTTATCCCATGAAAGAAATGTAAAAGACCATTTTAATTCCAGACGAACTGAATCTCATCTATCCTTCAAATCATCGGTTGAAAGGTGTGGAAGAGCTGTGGCATACTATTAAAATGCCAACGCTTCTCTGTAGCATTTACAATTCTGTACATCGGCATACGCCTGTTGATCATTGCAATTGTGATCTTTTTATGCGCACTTGCGTGCCTTCTAAGAATCTCCTTAACGTGATTACCTGTGTTGCTACTGCCGTCCTGTGATGTAAATAAGGATGCCCATGTCGATTTTTCAGTAACATTTCTCATTTAGAGCTGCTTATGATGGTCAAATGGCTATTTGTCAGTGTACTATTCAGCATGAAGCCCTCAGAAAATAAACGTTCTCACTGTGGCCTTTGCATTTCGAGTAAATCGTTCTGCGTATCCGACTCATGGAGCATCGCAGAAGCAGAATCCGGTGCAGCAGCACTACGAAAACAAGACCTTTCTCTTAAActaaggaaaagaagaaaattccaAGACTCACGATGGCAACGAGGACCTTGTTTGc
This genomic interval carries:
- the LOC116261294 gene encoding beta-amylase 3, chloroplastic-like; protein product: MACISPSRIAGSCSGRRRAPPPTVAVGPPPPSHWPSYLLRVPAMRPSLSVRTRRCKGPRSRTPIIVSSKLFSKPSDAEGFVSPENPGGNEEYGLPLGPEPCRGVPVFVTLPVDAVDAEGRMTRPKAMAVSFLALKAGGVEGVVMEVWWGIVEREGPGIYDWKGYRDVVARAAKCGLKVRAIMSFHQSGRGFRVPLPRWVLQEMDKEPNLSYTDKAGRRDRECLSLGCDMLPVLNGRSPLQAYSDFMRNFRDTFKGYLGAVVTGIQIGMGPGGELRYPYFPSEPLRMNSEDFGKFQCFDKFMLASLRACARAIGKDDWGNGVPFDVMDFEENGPHQTSFFRNEGYCDSPQGRFFLSWYSGMLLLHGERLCMAAETIFHGTGVRLYGKIAGIHWHYTTASHPLELTAGYYNTSTRDGYLPIARMFGRHGVTLCCTCFDLRDAEEKKTNTNSSPEGLLKQLMYAAFSANIPVSGENSLPYLDDASCRQILKTSKMYPDGYHESPSSFNFVRMDKNMFGGKSWSQFLRLVKELSHERNVKDHFNSRRTESHLSFKSSVERCGRAVAYY